The sequence cttcgttgcccttctctggactcgctcgagcacgtccatgtccttcctgtagcgaggggcccaaaactgaacacagtactcgaggtgcagcctcaccagagccgagtacagggggacaatcacttcacTAGCCCTGCcggccacactgcttcttatacaagccaggatgctgttgcccttcttggccacctgaacacactgctggctcatattcagccaacttgAAAGGCATCTGCACAGGACATGGTCCTTGGACACTGGTGCCGGGTGGCCCTGTTTGAGCAGGGGGTCGGCCAAGCTGACCTCTTCAGGTACCTTCCAACCTCAACATTTCCGTGTTTGTGTGAAAGCAGAACACTACAAAGCCCATGCTGGTCCCTCCAGCAGGAAGCAACAGTCTTTATTGGGCTGACAGCTGCTCACAGCTGCGAGGGGTCCGCGCTGGTTTCCTTGATGCTCGTGTCATCTTCGGCATCGGAAGCACAGGGACTTTCTCACCAACGctagggagagaaaaagaaagggctCAAGTTTCATTTCCAGTGAGGGCAGCTGAGTGACGCTCCCTGCTCCCTTCAGCCCCAGTCCTGGGGAGCGTGCATATGCAGGAGTCCCAAGGGTCTGTGTGGCCCTGCAGAGGCCCCTCGTGTCCCAGCCAGTGAGAGGGAATCTACGCAGCGCCAGGCTGAGGCGCTGTGTGAGGCCGGGCTGGAGACCTTTGGCCAAGCAGCTACGGAAGGCCAGGGCAAGGGTGCTTCTGAGCCCAGGAAAGAAGGCTGTTGCAGGAGAGGTTTACCAGATCAGAAGATCCTCTGCAGAATTCCCGGGGATGTTCAGAGGTCTGCTCTTGGTCTTGTCTTGCAGGGCCTCCTTGCTCTTCTCCAGCTGTTTCCTCACCCGCACACTCCGCACCGAAAGGCAGCTGCagcaacagagaagaaaaaaactctcAGGTGGGCTCTGAAGGTCCCCACCTGCGCCTGCCCAAAAGCAGGGAGCACAGCCTCCTTCCACTGTGGGTGCATGGCTGTCAGCGGCAGGGGAGCTTTAGGactctggctctgcagggggacggctggaggcagggcctcTCCATGGTTATTGCCTCTCCAAAGCAGCTGGTGGATGGAGAGCCCAAGCCCAGAGCCGAGCAACCCGCATGCTGGATTCCTtgggctgcctgctgcagctcagcttttCCTGGCCTTTGTTGGAGCTGGCCCACACTTACTTGGTGCTTGATTTGCTCAGAGGAGCTGTCTCAGCCTTCTTCTCTGGGGGGTGAGGGATGAGGACGTGCTGCTGCTTCATATCCCCTGGTACCATCTGCAGAGACGTTTTCAGTTCCACAAGTGCCGTGCAGGAAGCActctctgcctgcagcctcGGCATTTCTGTCTGCGTCTTCTGCTACAGGGGAAGCAGAAACAAGGAACGGTTTTAGATGCAGGTGCTAATGTGGGAGCTGTCACATGGCAGTGGGGCAGTCGTCCCCGCAGGGTTTCCCCAGGCTCAGGGCactttccctgcagccttcTTTCTCTCAGAAAGGCAGCGTGAAAGGCCTCAGCCCTCGGCCTCTGAAGCTAAGGGCAAGAACACTTTCACTGCAGTAGGCTTTGGAGGAGCCCTTGTCcttcacaaaggaaaacaaggctCAGAAAGGGCAGGTTTTTCTCTTTGAGAGAAGCTTCCTGGCAGAGCTAAGAGGGGAAAAGTGTGCACGTGGCCCcctgagagaagagaaaagttCCTTCTGGAATGCTTGAAAACAGTTGCCATACCCAGATATTCTCTCCCCCGTTCCTTTCGCCACGAGCCTTGCACTTTTCCCACACGTGCTGTCTCTCCCATTCttttttcagctgctcctcagccagCAATGCCTGCAGAGTTCTTTCAACTTCTTGGCCGTACAGGCAGCATATTTCCTACGGGGGAGAAGGGCACGCAACGATCAGAGAAACATCAAATCTCCATGAAGGCAACCCGTGAAACAACCCGGCAATGGGTACACAGATCCAGTGGCTACCTGTCCTGCTCTCCGTTGACCCTCACAGGCAGGGGCTTCAATTTGGGGCCAGGCCGCAGCGGAGCGCTTGTCCTTCCCCTCTTCTGCCATCTTTGAGGAGCTCTCCTGACGTGTTGTACGCAGCCTGCAAGCACACAAGAGGAGGATTTGCTGCTGTAGCTTTTGCTCAACAACTGGGTGCCAGCAAGGAAAGGGCAGTCAGCAGGACATGTGTCGGGACCCCTGTGGAGTTCACCAAGTCCCTGTGTCCAAGGGAAGCTGCTCGATGACCCAAGGAGAAGGGCCCAGGAGTTGcctcccccggctcccccccagcctcacctgggAGAAGGCTCtttttccccagcagcctggcccAGCTTTGCCTCCCCTGTCGCCCTGGAGAGTCTGCTTAGAGAGGGACTCTGGTGTGTGAGCAGCTGGCTCTTAATAGCAGGAGGCACCCCTgtaaggaggaaaagagaaggctagTCAGAGCTGCTCCTTGGTGGCCACGCAAATAGGCAGGGAATGAGCCTCCCTGCCTGATCCGGTGCTACTTCTAAAAGGCAGAGCAAGCTGGCAGGTGGGTTGACCTAGAAGGGAGTCTCCTTGGCCACCAGCATTTCACAGGTGGGGAAGGGAGTCCTGGGACTCTCTGCTGCCATCGTAGCCCCACATTCTCCCTTTGGGCACATCCAACCCTCAGCGGGGCTTTCGGTGGACAGGAGCTCCAGGAGGCCAGTGCGGAAGAGGCCTAAGCAGTGTCGAATGCTACGGGAAGCTCTGGGCTGCCCTGCCATCGTGGTCCCTCCCAAGGCCCAGCAGAATTACTGCCGCAGGGAACTGGGGTCAGAGGAGGGGCCTCATCCTGTGCAAAGCGCAGCCTTCCAGCCTTGCCTCCGTACACGTTGCCCTCGGGAGGACCTTCAGAAGGGAAGGGCAGAGAGGTCTCCCAGGGGCTGTCACTCCCAAGAGCCCGCTCTCACGTtacctgttctgttagactcTCCCTCCAGCCTTGCGTCTCCGTTCTTTTCCAACGCAGAACCCTTGGGTGCTTGAAGAGGCCCCTCCCCTGCGGCTCTTCCACGAGGTATGTAGAGCCCAATCCTGGAAGCAAGACCAAGGCAGTGTGACTCCAGGGCACCATATCCTAGGGCTGTAGGGCGCTGGTCTTGGTGCCAGCATCTGAGAGGGGCTTGCTGTGGGCCGGGCAGGGAATAGACATTCCCCCAGGCCGTGGTGCATGAAGAGAACGGCCCCTCTTCCAAAACAAGCGCGAATCGGTGTGGAGAGAAGGAGGAAACAGCGCTTGGGAAAGtctccctccagctcctccctgAGCAAGGAGCAAGCCCTGGCACTGCTGCCCTTCCTGAGAGGAGCTGAAAAGCTGCCGAAACGCTCAGCCAAGGGCCGCAGAAGCAACGCGCCCACCTGGGAAAGACGATGACACCTCCAGACGCTGGATGTGGGACGATGCTTTTTCTCTCCGATGTGGCCAAATCCGTTGTCCCTGTCCTCTGCAGGAGAGACAGTCCTGGGTGAGACCATGGCCAGGAAAGGATGCCCTTGCCAATGAAGGCGTCGGGGCTGCTCAGGCAGAAAGCTGCCCACGGGCAGAGCTCGCAGTGCTTAGCGTTCACCCCTCCTTACAAGCAGCACAAGCTGCCCAGCGAGTGCCTGCACCTGGTAAATCACTGCCTGCCTTTGTGCAAGGGCAAGACTCGTGTGCCTCATCAGGAGACGAGTCTGACCCAGAAGGAGAAGTCCCTCCCAACGGCCTCTCGGGGGATTTCCCAGGAaccctgggctgtgctggtgcagtGAGAAACTTACACTGAGGCGAGATTTCAGCAGCTGGCCGTTGCTATTCAGGTTGTGAACGAAGTCGGAGGAAAACTGCATTTGGACTCCGCTCTTGCGGAAGACCAGACAGCCAATGTCCTTGAAGATGAAATCAACACCCTGCTTCTTTGCAAGGGTGTAGGAGAGAAAGAGCAGGGTCTCTTGAATGCAGCGCTGCACGGTGTCCCGAGGAATGCCGGTGTCCAAGGACAGCCAGGCataattcaggaaaacaaatggaGGTACACCTGAGGGAAAAGAAGCAAGGAGCCAAGTAAGTAAGACAGGCCTGCAGAGGAGGGCAGTCCCGTTTGGGCATCTGCTGGGCCCTCCAGCACTGCTACAGAGCTGTCTTGCTGACTGCTCGTCTGGAGGAAGAGAATCCCTGAAACACAGAGCTCCAAGAGCCTGGTGCAGCACAATCGTGGTGCATCGCTGATGCCATAGAAGCTGATGCCCAGTGTTGGGCCTGCACCTGCAGCTGTGCGAACTGCTAAGAGCAGAAGTCAACCACCAATGCAGCCAGCATGGTGCCAAAAGCATGGGGAGGGAGCTGGTGTGTGGAGGGACGTGCAAGGCATTGGTGGGCCTTGGCTTGTGAGGAGCTCAGGCCTTTCTCAGGAcctcctggaggagctgtgtaACCCCtccactgccctcccagcagcagctgagcatgCAGCCCAAAGTCCCCGCACGTGGAACCCTGACATTCATCTCTCTTCTTACcaggaaaagtttctttcttgTATGGCAGTCCATGAACATTTGTAAAGTACTCCGAAACCTGGAAGACGGGCTTCTTTACATCGAGGAGCTTAAAGCCTGCAATGGGCCGCTCCTGTTTAACAGCAAAGAAGGCACCCAGCCCAGGTATTCTGACGccctgaaaagcaagaaatcaGGAACACGGATCAGTATTTCTGGGGCTTCTCCAAGCAAGAAGATGGGCCCTCATGCCTTGGCCACTGCTCATGGGAAGGTGCCAGACAGTGTCATTCTGGAGAGCCCTGGAGATGGCCTCGATGGCTGGGAttttcccagctccctgcttttTGCCATCTAAAGTGGAGCTGGGCTAGTAAGAGCAGAGCCAACACCCTCAGCTCAGTAAAATCCCCCCAAGGAGTTACCAACAAGTAGGGGAAGCCTTGAGTACCGGCACTAGCTACATGCTGGCCTGCCCACTCTGGCCACAGGCAACGCACAAGCGCCAGGCAGTACGGATCCCGTCcttctgctggagctgggctcttCTCTTGTGCATATTGCCAGAGCAGCAAGTGGCCCCTGGCACATCTGCAGTTTGCAGGCTAGCGCTGGGGTGTTTCTTCTGCTTGAGGAGGCGTTCTGTGGGGTGGCAGctctgggaaggagcagggtaTGAGGGGAGCACGAGGCTGCAAAGCCcaccttcacagaatcacagaatcctggaatcgtctaggttggaagagacctccaagatcacccagtccaacctctgacctaacactaacaagtcctccactaaaccatatcactaagctcagCATCTgaacgtctcttaaagacctccagggatggtgactcaaccacttccctgggcagcctaccTTGTTCAACGCGAACTGCCTGCGGATGAAGTGGGATACTGCATCCCAAACTTTCACAATCCCTGAAAAGCAAGGGAAAGAGAGGTCATGCTGCAAGCCAgccttctcctccagcacagTCCTCGTGGCCAATGGGGCCAGTGTCTATGTCCCGAGACCCTCCGTCTCTCTCCCCACAAGAAACCGCAGCTCCAGAGGGCTGCGCTGCTGCCTGTTCCTCAGGCACCTCCTGTTGGGCTCACCATCGTCCGGGAGGTGCATGAGTGTTGGACACATGAGGCGGCCGTTGCACAGGATGGGAGCACTCCTGGCCTCCATCTCGCTCCGGCCCTCCTCCACTCGTCACCACGAGCTGTCCCACTCGGGGACGCTGCTTCCCAGTGCCTTTGGCTCCTTCCTGCAAGGCAGCTCCTCAAGAGCACAgcggcagccccagcagagcagcaccagccaCTGCCTCCTGAAGGCCTCGCAGCCAAGTGAGGGCAGCTTGCGGCGCGCAGGGCTTTTGGGCAGGACGTGGTGTGATGTCACAGACGGCCCCGCTGTCACCCCATCGCGTGTCACAATaggggctgcagcctgccctgtCAGGGAGCTGCCTCCCCTGGGAGACTCCTGCACCCTGGAGATTCGGGCAGAGCAGTCCCCAGGCTGTGAGGgtcactgcagggtgctggcCCCGGGGCTtgccccaggagcaggaaagCTGGCTGCAACTTCTCTTAGCGCTGTCCAAGACTTTTACTTGGGCTGAAGCTTCCCACATCATCCAGCCATAGGTGCAGGGAGCACCGTCCCCTTCCACTTTCTGTGCATGAGCATCAGCTCTGGGGAGTTTTTAGCCCACGACCACGGGCAGCAGAGTGACCACTGGAGTTAGAGCCTCTTCGTTTTCATTCCCTCTCTTAAGCAGCCGGTGGGTGGATGGCCAAAGACTGCAGGAGAGTGTTGGGGAATACTGTGACTCCAAAGGTGTAATAacaaaagtacattttaaaagaggTCAGTCAGAAGCTTTACTAACACTGACCGCAGTGCAAACAGCATTTGGGCAGCATTTCTCGCTCCTCTTCCGCTTTTTCTTCCAAGTGGTTGCAGCTACCCCGCTGTAGACCCCTCTAGAGACTGTTCCAAATAAAGGAAAGTGGTGAGGAAAATGTAACGTTACCGCAGCCAGGTGTGCGTTCTTGCGAAGAATGGGCTCCAGACCGTTCTTTGTATGTTAATAAGGCCAAGTACCCATGCCAGGGAGGCTCAGACTCTTTAGGGAGCTTGTTAACTGCCACAGACCACAACATGGAGTGATGGCACTTGGTGGAGCCTGCGGAACTGGCACACCCGGTACGGTCTTAACAGAAGCTGTACATACCTGCCTGAGCACTTCTGCAGGATATACTAGGAGCAACAAGCAGATTCTGTGACAAAACTCCAAAAATCCTCTTTTGAGAAAGCTTAACTCTGGAGAAGAGCAAGGTCTCAGGGAGACATAAATGAAGGACTGGTATCTACCTGAGGCCTCGGTCCAAAGCCCCGCTTGGCATGGAAATGAGGAAGACGATTGACAGAGTCAGGACTGGTGTAACAATGTCATTGTATATGTTGCCATAGCATTTTGCTGCAAAGTTTGTATGAactgc comes from Anser cygnoides isolate HZ-2024a breed goose chromosome 1, Taihu_goose_T2T_genome, whole genome shotgun sequence and encodes:
- the CCDC81 gene encoding coiled-coil domain-containing protein 81 isoform X1, which translates into the protein MEARSAPILCNGRLMCPTLMHLPDDGIVKVWDAVSHFIRRQFALNKGVRIPGLGAFFAVKQERPIAGFKLLDVKKPVFQVSEYFTNVHGLPYKKETFPGVPPFVFLNYAWLSLDTGIPRDTVQRCIQETLLFLSYTLAKKQGVDFIFKDIGCLVFRKSGVQMQFSSDFVHNLNSNGQLLKSRLSRTGTTDLATSERKSIVPHPASGGVIVFPRWARCFCGPWLSVSAAFQLLSGRAAVPGLAPCSGRSWRETFPSAVSSFSPHRFALVLEEGPFSSCTTAWGNVYSLPGPQQAPLRCWHQDQRPTALGYGALESHCLGLASRIGLYIPRGRAAGEGPLQAPKGSALEKNGDARLEGESNRTGVPPAIKSQLLTHQSPSLSRLSRATGEAKLGQAAGEKEPSPRLRTTRQESSSKMAEEGKDKRSAAAWPQIEAPACEGQRRAGQEICCLYGQEVERTLQALLAEEQLKKEWERQHVWEKCKARGERNGGENIWQKTQTEMPRLQAESASCTALVELKTSLQMVPGDMKQQHVLIPHPPEKKAETAPLSKSSTNCLSVRSVRVRKQLEKSKEALQDKTKSRPLNIPGNSAEDLLICVGEKVPVLPMPKMTRASRKPARTPRSCEQLSAQ
- the CCDC81 gene encoding coiled-coil domain-containing protein 81 isoform X2; the encoded protein is MEARSAPILCNGRLMCPTLMHLPDDGIVKVWDAVSHFIRRQFALNKGVRIPGLGAFFAVKQERPIAGFKLLDVKKPVFQVSEYFTNVHGLPYKKETFPGVPPFVFLNYAWLSLDTGIPRDTVQRCIQETLLFLSYTLAKKQGVDFIFKDIGCLVFRKSGVQMQFSSDFVHNLNSNGQLLKSRLSRTGTTDLATSERKSIVPHPASGGVIVFPRIGLYIPRGRAAGEGPLQAPKGSALEKNGDARLEGESNRTGVPPAIKSQLLTHQSPSLSRLSRATGEAKLGQAAGEKEPSPRLRTTRQESSSKMAEEGKDKRSAAAWPQIEAPACEGQRRAGQEICCLYGQEVERTLQALLAEEQLKKEWERQHVWEKCKARGERNGGENIWQKTQTEMPRLQAESASCTALVELKTSLQMVPGDMKQQHVLIPHPPEKKAETAPLSKSSTNCLSVRSVRVRKQLEKSKEALQDKTKSRPLNIPGNSAEDLLICVGEKVPVLPMPKMTRASRKPARTPRSCEQLSAQ